A genomic stretch from Arachis stenosperma cultivar V10309 chromosome 3, arast.V10309.gnm1.PFL2, whole genome shotgun sequence includes:
- the LOC130965410 gene encoding serine/threonine-protein phosphatase 7 long form homolog, with the protein MLECDHLHPPDPYNQIVEAQLRESGFYYVSQIGVVKGQSAMITALIERWRPETHTFHFPVGECAVTLEDVAVILGLPTNGLPVTGPTMSSFEALEAECLHHFGVAPRKNECRGSFIKLTWFRGVRDRIELNDVVSMQMYVKCHIMLLFGKVLFTDKSGAGVHWKFLPLLRNFGQIIQFSWGSACLAHLYRSLCRATRVDCKEMDGPLTLLVSWAWIRLPFLAPIPGNPRAFPLANR; encoded by the coding sequence ATGTTGGAGTGTGACCATTTACACCCGCCGGATCCATATAACCAGATTGTTGAGGCACAGTTACGCGAGAGTGGATTTTATTATGTATCCCAAATTGGAGTTGTTAAAGGCCAGTCAGCAATGATTACTGCTCTGATTGAGAGATGGCGGCCCGAGACTCATACGTTCCACTTTCCGGTTGGTGAGTGTGCAGTGACCTTGGAGGATGTGGCGGTAATTCTCGGTCTGCCAACAAATGGTCTTCCGGTTACAGGTCCGACCATGAGTAGCTTTGAGGCATTGGAAGCCGAGTGCTTGCACCACTTTGGAGTTGCACCCAGGAAAAATGAATGTAGAGGGAGCTTTATAAAGTTGACGTGGTTTAGGGGTGTGAGAGATCGTATAGAACTGAATGATGTTGTTAGCATGCAGATGTATGTAAAGTGTCACATAATGTTGTTATTTGGTAAAGTTCTATTTACAGATAAGTCGGGTGCAGGGGTGCACTGGAAATTTTTACCCTTGCTCCGCAACTTCGGCCAGATCATACAGTTTAGTTGGGGTTCGGCATGCCTGGCACACTTGTATAGATCATTGTGCAGGGCAACTCGTGTCGACTGCAAGGAGATGGACGGTCCACTGACACTGTTGGTAAGTTGGGCTTGGATCCGGCTACCATTTCTAGCGCCGATTCCTGGCAATCCCCGAGCTTTTCCACTTGCAAACAGGTAA
- the LOC130965411 gene encoding disease resistance protein RPV1-like translates to MANRASTSGTMATNYDVFLSFRGEDTLHGFTGHLYDALCRNGINTFIDDENLRTGETIRPQILQSIEASKISIIVFSTNYASSTWCLDELVKILQCHRERNQLVFPIFYKVEPSDVRHQRNTYKEAMDAHEIRFGCHSQKVKEWKEALAETSNMKGFHLKEG, encoded by the coding sequence ATGGCAAATCGAGCTTCAACTTCTGGGACCATGGCTACTAATTACGATGTCTTTCTGAGTTTCAGGGGTGAAGACACACTGCATGGATTCACAGGTCATCTCTATGATGCTCTCTGCCGCAACGGAATCAACACCTTCATCGATGATGAGAATCTCAGAACAGGGGAAACAATTCGACCTCAAATCCTTCAATCCATTGAAGCCTCAAAGATCTCCATTATTGTTTTCTCAACAAACTATGCATCTTCAACATGGTGCCTTGATGAACTCGTCAAGATCCTGCAATGTCACAGGGAAAGGAACCAACTTGTGTTTCCGATCTTCTACAAAGTAGAACCCTCAGATGTACGGCATCAGAGGAACACTTACAAGGAAGCCATGGATGCTCATGAAATCAGGTTCGGTTGTCATTCTCAGAAGGTGAAAGAATGGAAGGAAGCTTTGGCTGAAACATCCAACATGAAAGGATTTCATTTGAAAGAAGGGTAA
- the LOC130970091 gene encoding disease resistance protein RPV1-like, whose translation MATICDVFLSFRGEDTRHGFTGHLYDALCRNGISTFIDDENLRTGETIRPQLLQWIEAAKISIIVFSTNYAASTWCLDELVKILQCRRERNQLVFPVFYKVEPSDVRHQRNTYKEAVDAHEIRFGCHSQKVKEWKEALAETSNMKGFHLKQGYEFEFIQKIVSKALTCVPPRQLLIGDHMVELQTRVVEVESHLYSKYRTLSNGESPKRKHYNNNTMVGIVGIGGSGKTTLAKALYNSICDRFECACFLFNVRKISDQEEGLVRLQQTLLSKLLGEGEIKVRSVEEGISMIKEKLSKKRALIVLDDVDKIEQLKALAGECDWFTGECDWFSYETRIVITTRDKYLLAAHEVEKIYETKLLSDPESLELFCWNAFKMTRPKANYEDLSNQAIHYAQGLPLALKVIGSNLINKNLEEWKSALDKYEKNPPKDI comes from the exons ATGGCTACTATCTGCGATGTATTTCTGAGTTTCAGGGGTGAAGACACACGTCATGGATTCACAGGTCATCTCTATGATGCTCTTTGCCGCAACGGAATCAGCACCTTCATCGATGATGAGAATCTCAGAACAGGAGAAACAATTCGACCTCAACTCCTTCAATGGATTGAAGCAGCAAAGATCTCGATTATTGTTTTCTCAACAAACTATGCAGCTTCAACATGGTGCCTTGATGAACTCGTCAAGATCCTGCAATGTCGCAGGGAAAGGAACCAACTTGTGTTTCCAGTCTTCTACAAAGTAGAGCCCTCAGATGTACGGCATCAGAGGAACACTTACAAGGAAGCCGTGGATGCTCATGAAATCAGGTTTGGTTGTCACTCTCAGAAGGTGAAAGAATGGAAGGAAGCTTTGGCCGAAACATCCAACATGAAAGGCTTTCATTTGAAACAAGG GTATGAATTCGAGTTTATTCAAAAAATTGTAAGCAAGGCATTGACTTGTGTACCTCCAAGACAACTACTTATTGGGGATCATATGGTTGAATTGCAAACTCGAGTTGTAGAAGTGGAGTCACATCTATATTCTAAGTACAGGACATTATCCAATGGCGAATCACCCAAAAGAAAGCACTACAATAACAATACCATGGTGGGGATTGTTGGAATTGGTGGGAGTGGAAAGACGACGCTTGCCAAAGCCTTGTATAACTCCATCTGCGACCGGTTTGAATGTGCTTGTTTTCTTTTCAATGTTAGAAAAATTTCAGATCAAGAAGAGGGCCTAGTACGTCTACAGCAAACGCTCCTCTCGAAGTTGCTTGGGGAGGGGGAAATCAAGGTCCGCAGTGTTGAGGAAGGAATCAGTATGATCAAAGAGAAACTTAGCAAAAAAAGAGCTCTTATTGTTCTTGATGATGTCGATAAGATAGAACAATTAAAAGCATTGGCAGGAGAATGTGATTGGTTTACAGGAGAATGTGATTGGTTTAGTTACGAGACTCGAATTGTTATAACAACAAGGGATAAATATCTTTTAGCAGCTCATGAAGTCGAAAAGATTTACGAGACGAAATTGCTAAGTGACCCTGAATCTCTAGAGCTCTTCTGTTGGAACGCCTTCAAAATGACAAGGCCCAAAGCAAACTATGAAGATCTATCCAATCAAGCAATACATTATGCTCAAGGCCTCCCATTAGCCTTAAAGGTTATAGGCtctaatttgattaataaaaatttagaagaGTGGAAGTCTGCTTTGGACAAATATGAGAAGAATCCTCCTAAAGACATTTGA